Proteins from a genomic interval of Granulicella sp. L56:
- a CDS encoding TonB-dependent receptor, with amino-acid sequence MTPLSSIYRLQARLCLALAAGVFLLLASGPLCLAQKDAGAIAGTVHDGSGAVIEGVTIAATDVDHGAVVTATSNASGEYVIAPLKVGHYVLKASRSGFNSVVSTPITLQIQQRVVFDVTLSVGVVSQSVTVTDSTAQLQTETSDLGQVIDSRQISNLPLNGRNFAQLALLSPGTAPAAPGSRDQSSFGFSANGARSLQNNFLLDGIDNNSNLPDLLNGSSYVIEPPVESLQEFKVQTSSYTAEFGRGNGAVINAVTRSGTNQLHGAFYEFFRNDALDARNYYDVTRQPYKQNQFGGTIGGPIVLPKIFNGRNRTFFFTDYEGFRSVDSEPIPAIVPTLAQRSGDFSSNIDYSSPVTDPVSGMPVLDCNGQSTYPGEIFNSRLAQQSSVNSAGYCGVPFGYSGGQAANVIPGSVIDPLAARIAALYPAPNANNPAYNFVSSPKRVINRNNFDLRLDEQISDTDTAFARYSFETVPSNIPAVFGPVADGGDFFSGISNTHYHSLAIGETHIFTPHLVNEFRFGYNRIYSNRLQPGYNSDIAQQIGFPGIPSAPSNGGLPQLTFSDVSQIGSSLFLPSRELQNTYIISENLSWNVGNHSVRFGAEIDRNEFAIYQPAEPRGTLDFGTQFTDNAGSSTTGTGGSGFASFLIGIPDGGSISNAINIDYFRPSWNFYAQDDWKLSRRLTLNFGLRYELYQTVRERNNHEATFDLATQTLILPKGQPTTLTPQLASIIHVSATGSDGLIKPDLNNFAPRLGVAYGLTSKSVLRAGYGFFYGGSESGPYSNPSPGYNPPYYATNSYSPNCSLGSANPAQTDCSIPGLSVLSDGFPVNALTDPNTPLLYSLDPNLVTPYVQQYQLSTEYQLPSNLLFTAAYAGSHGLKLYTFFNGNEATPTADPTAPVAPRRPIPSIDAPIQWFRSSGRSNYNALEFSLARSSSSGLSLLAAYTYAHGLDNASSANLGSQNGGDFRDFRHPEAEYGNSDTDVRHRFTFSSLYPLPIGQGQRFLGSTGKALNTVIGNWQLGSIVTLSTGNWYTATDAVNFSNVPDGGGNVGSSQRPNYAGNPNSKPCIAGTYFNTCAFTDPAQGSFGNVNRNTIAGPGTENIDFSLFKLLHLTDRFNLEFRSEFFNILNHYNPLFAPAAASATVGATVRDTPGFGFLTAAQPPRQIQFSLKLSY; translated from the coding sequence ATGACCCCTTTATCATCCATCTATCGTCTACAAGCTCGTCTTTGTCTTGCCCTTGCGGCAGGCGTTTTTCTGCTCCTTGCGAGTGGTCCGCTGTGTCTTGCGCAAAAGGACGCCGGTGCCATCGCCGGCACAGTGCATGATGGCTCCGGGGCGGTGATCGAGGGAGTGACGATTGCGGCTACGGATGTTGATCATGGCGCGGTGGTCACTGCCACCTCTAACGCCAGCGGCGAGTATGTTATCGCTCCGCTCAAGGTGGGCCACTACGTCCTCAAGGCCAGCAGGTCCGGATTCAACAGCGTTGTATCTACTCCAATCACACTGCAGATACAGCAGCGCGTCGTCTTCGATGTCACGCTCAGCGTGGGAGTGGTCAGCCAGTCTGTCACTGTTACCGACTCCACCGCTCAGTTACAGACGGAGACCTCCGATCTTGGCCAGGTGATCGACAGCCGCCAGATCTCGAATCTTCCACTCAACGGCCGCAACTTCGCGCAGCTTGCCTTGTTGTCGCCCGGTACGGCGCCCGCGGCCCCCGGCTCGCGCGATCAAAGCAGCTTCGGCTTCAGCGCCAACGGAGCTCGCAGTCTGCAAAATAATTTTCTGCTGGACGGCATCGACAACAACTCCAACCTGCCCGATCTTCTCAACGGTTCGAGCTACGTCATTGAGCCGCCGGTCGAGTCGCTGCAGGAGTTCAAGGTCCAGACCAGCTCTTACACCGCGGAGTTTGGCCGCGGCAATGGTGCGGTCATCAACGCCGTGACGCGCTCCGGCACCAACCAGCTTCATGGCGCGTTCTATGAGTTCTTTCGCAATGACGCGCTGGATGCCCGCAATTATTACGACGTCACCCGTCAACCATACAAGCAGAACCAGTTCGGTGGCACCATCGGCGGCCCCATTGTTCTGCCGAAGATCTTCAACGGCCGCAATCGCACCTTCTTTTTCACCGACTACGAAGGCTTCCGCTCCGTCGACTCCGAGCCTATTCCTGCGATTGTCCCCACGCTGGCGCAGCGCTCTGGCGACTTCTCTTCTAACATCGACTACAGCAGCCCCGTCACCGATCCTGTCTCCGGTATGCCGGTATTGGATTGCAATGGGCAGTCCACGTATCCGGGGGAGATCTTCAACAGCCGCCTGGCGCAGCAGTCCTCGGTAAACAGCGCTGGTTATTGTGGAGTTCCGTTCGGCTACTCCGGCGGACAGGCGGCCAATGTGATTCCCGGCAGCGTGATTGATCCTCTGGCCGCGCGCATTGCCGCACTGTATCCCGCACCGAATGCGAACAATCCCGCTTACAATTTCGTTTCCAGCCCCAAGCGCGTGATCAACCGCAATAACTTCGATCTTCGTCTCGATGAGCAGATCAGCGATACGGACACCGCCTTTGCCCGCTATAGCTTCGAAACTGTCCCCTCCAATATTCCCGCTGTCTTCGGTCCGGTGGCTGACGGCGGCGACTTCTTCTCCGGCATCAGCAATACTCACTATCACAGCCTTGCTATTGGGGAAACGCACATCTTCACGCCGCATCTCGTAAATGAGTTTCGGTTCGGCTATAACCGTATCTACTCGAACCGGCTTCAGCCCGGCTATAACTCCGACATCGCGCAACAGATCGGATTTCCGGGCATTCCCTCTGCACCCTCCAATGGGGGGCTGCCTCAGTTGACCTTCAGCGATGTTTCCCAAATTGGAAGCTCGCTCTTCCTTCCTTCGCGCGAACTTCAGAACACCTATATCATCTCGGAGAATCTGAGCTGGAATGTGGGAAACCACAGCGTCCGTTTCGGCGCGGAGATCGATCGCAATGAATTTGCCATCTATCAACCCGCGGAACCGCGTGGCACGCTCGACTTCGGTACCCAGTTTACGGATAACGCAGGTTCTTCGACGACAGGTACTGGAGGCTCAGGATTCGCATCGTTCCTGATTGGCATCCCCGATGGCGGCAGTATCAGCAACGCTATCAATATCGACTACTTCCGCCCAAGCTGGAACTTCTATGCCCAGGACGATTGGAAGTTGAGCCGCAGGCTTACTCTCAACTTCGGCCTGCGCTACGAGCTTTATCAGACCGTCCGTGAGCGAAACAACCACGAGGCCACCTTTGACCTGGCCACGCAGACCCTGATCCTGCCCAAGGGCCAGCCTACGACCCTAACGCCGCAACTCGCTTCCATCATCCATGTCAGCGCTACTGGCAGCGATGGTCTCATCAAGCCCGACCTCAATAACTTTGCACCTCGTCTCGGCGTGGCCTATGGCCTGACCTCTAAATCAGTGCTCCGCGCGGGTTATGGCTTCTTCTATGGCGGCAGCGAGAGCGGACCATATTCCAACCCCAGCCCTGGCTACAATCCACCCTATTACGCGACTAATTCTTATTCGCCGAATTGCTCGCTGGGCAGCGCCAACCCCGCACAGACAGACTGCTCCATCCCCGGCCTCAGCGTGCTCTCTGACGGCTTTCCTGTCAACGCCCTTACCGATCCCAATACACCGCTGCTCTACTCACTCGATCCGAACCTGGTTACGCCTTACGTGCAGCAGTACCAGCTCTCCACTGAATATCAGCTTCCCTCGAACCTGCTCTTCACCGCGGCCTACGCCGGTTCCCACGGTCTCAAGCTCTACACCTTCTTCAATGGCAATGAGGCTACCCCCACGGCCGATCCTACTGCACCGGTTGCACCTCGGCGACCTATCCCTTCTATTGATGCTCCGATTCAGTGGTTTCGTTCTTCAGGGCGGTCCAACTATAACGCGCTGGAGTTCAGTCTTGCGCGCAGCTCCAGCTCCGGTCTCTCGCTGCTGGCCGCGTACACGTATGCCCATGGCCTCGACAATGCCTCATCCGCAAACCTCGGCTCACAGAACGGAGGCGACTTCCGCGACTTCCGTCACCCTGAAGCGGAGTATGGCAACTCAGACACGGACGTTCGCCATCGCTTTACCTTCAGCTCTCTCTATCCGCTTCCAATAGGCCAGGGGCAGCGCTTCCTCGGCAGCACTGGCAAAGCACTGAACACGGTCATCGGCAACTGGCAGCTCGGCAGCATTGTCACGCTCTCCACCGGCAATTGGTATACGGCCACGGATGCGGTCAACTTCTCCAACGTCCCTGACGGCGGCGGTAACGTGGGCAGCTCGCAGCGTCCGAACTATGCGGGGAACCCAAACAGCAAGCCTTGCATCGCTGGTACCTACTTCAACACCTGCGCCTTTACCGATCCGGCCCAGGGCTCCTTCGGCAATGTCAACCGCAATACCATCGCGGGTCCCGGTACGGAAAACATAGACTTCTCTCTCTTCAAGCTCCTTCACCTTACGGACCGCTTCAATCTAGAGTTCCGTTCGGAGTTCTTCAACATTCTCAATCACTACAATCCGCTCTTCGCTCCTGCCGCTGCCAGCGCCACTGTCGGCGCAACGGTGCGCGACACGCCTGGATTCGGCTTCCTTACTGCCGCTCAGCCACCACGCCAGATCCAGTTTTCGCTCAAGCTTTCGTATTAG
- a CDS encoding alpha-galactosidase gives MKQRSIRQIIGLTLAILCPLAFAAAPKDAALELSANAADGSYTLSAPGFAAPVLRASAAVKVNGKWLHAADYPKHIVSTASGAGELGPARVTTIRYTGRDDAPDLLLKLRTYEDTPFGDMQLTADNTTGHAIEVQSLRVLESNNSESNGSALINLNGPAGDDRVLSDSFSEDRPAMKLRDLGDAENDLHRAVGVQLLYNLESKRSWFIGALTSDKFLSVLRLHMAPTGDPATMTSYEVDSTGTTELLVENSLEHSPAKDRVELSLSVAPGAKLSSERMLFSVDSDYHRQLETYAHLILDMHHARVTAPTPIGWWSWTAYYFGLNEGTALTNAQWLSENLKSHGYTFFHMDEGYQFARGEYATPNADLFPQGIAELERKVMNEGLTPGIWTAPFEVSERSWVYTHHPDWLVHNAEGEPIHIGLVTNGLDRLYALDTTNPGAQAYLRSTYSTLVNNWGIRYIKMDFMEDSAVEGSYYKPQTTALEAQRLGIQIIRDTVGPNVLLDKDGCELLNPVGLVDMGRISQDTGHTFSSSKDAATGIAARYYMNRNYYLADPDAFSVSTQTVDDQNWHGGEKPLTLDEAKISIVLSAISGGLYEIGDDLPTLGEAADRIALVKNRDLLDMAKLGHASIPLDLMTYDAKDLQPSIFLLKETPRQSIVTVFNWSETNRQHSLTRSMLHLDPSAHYAVSEVLGATGGPGTLGAALVVQQPPHSVRVFKVVNTDIAAKAPAVTIKVASSGKAGEPIGFHAAPADEAQPVLHYTWHFGDGVTMEGSDVMHTYTHAGVFKARIKSEGFAPEPDVHPFSITITGAIATKFSPERNRRFVEGQPGVDASQQ, from the coding sequence ATGAAGCAGCGAAGCATCCGTCAAATTATCGGTCTTACCCTTGCAATTCTCTGTCCTCTGGCTTTCGCTGCTGCACCGAAGGATGCAGCCCTGGAGTTGAGCGCGAATGCGGCTGACGGCAGCTATACGCTCTCCGCGCCCGGCTTCGCTGCACCTGTGCTTCGGGCCAGTGCGGCGGTTAAGGTGAACGGCAAGTGGCTCCATGCCGCGGACTATCCAAAGCACATCGTCAGCACTGCGAGCGGTGCAGGTGAGCTTGGCCCTGCCAGGGTGACGACCATTCGCTACACCGGTCGCGACGATGCGCCGGATCTGCTGCTCAAGCTGCGTACTTACGAGGACACTCCTTTCGGCGATATGCAACTCACGGCGGACAATACGACGGGACACGCTATTGAGGTTCAATCACTGCGTGTCCTTGAATCGAACAACAGTGAATCAAACGGCAGCGCTCTGATCAACCTGAATGGGCCCGCTGGCGATGATCGCGTGTTGTCCGACAGCTTCAGCGAAGATCGCCCTGCGATGAAGCTCCGCGACCTTGGCGATGCGGAGAACGATCTTCACCGTGCCGTCGGCGTGCAGCTTCTTTATAACCTCGAAAGCAAGCGTAGCTGGTTCATTGGTGCTTTGACTTCGGACAAGTTCCTCAGCGTCCTTCGCTTGCACATGGCTCCGACTGGAGACCCGGCAACGATGACATCGTATGAGGTCGACTCTACCGGCACGACCGAGCTGCTCGTCGAAAACTCTTTGGAGCACTCTCCCGCAAAAGACCGCGTTGAACTCAGCCTGAGCGTTGCTCCCGGCGCGAAACTCTCCTCCGAGCGGATGCTCTTCAGCGTCGACAGCGACTACCATCGCCAGCTCGAGACCTACGCTCACCTGATCCTCGATATGCACCATGCGCGCGTCACGGCACCGACGCCGATAGGCTGGTGGAGTTGGACCGCCTACTACTTCGGGCTCAACGAGGGCACGGCATTGACCAACGCCCAGTGGCTCTCTGAAAATCTCAAGTCGCATGGTTATACCTTCTTCCACATGGACGAGGGCTACCAGTTCGCTCGCGGCGAGTACGCTACGCCCAACGCGGACCTGTTCCCGCAGGGCATCGCGGAGTTGGAGCGCAAGGTCATGAACGAGGGCCTGACGCCCGGCATCTGGACGGCGCCCTTCGAAGTGTCGGAGCGGTCGTGGGTCTATACGCATCATCCCGACTGGCTAGTTCACAATGCAGAGGGCGAGCCGATTCATATTGGCCTCGTCACCAATGGTCTTGATCGACTTTACGCGCTCGATACCACCAACCCCGGCGCGCAGGCCTATCTGCGCAGCACCTACTCCACGCTGGTTAACAACTGGGGCATCCGCTACATCAAGATGGACTTCATGGAAGACAGCGCTGTCGAGGGGAGCTATTACAAACCGCAGACGACGGCGCTCGAGGCGCAACGTCTCGGCATCCAGATCATCCGCGACACGGTCGGGCCTAACGTGCTGCTCGACAAAGATGGATGCGAACTTCTAAATCCCGTAGGACTAGTCGATATGGGCCGCATCTCGCAGGATACGGGCCATACCTTCTCTTCGAGCAAGGACGCAGCTACCGGCATTGCGGCCCGCTATTACATGAACCGCAACTACTATCTCGCAGACCCTGATGCCTTCTCGGTATCGACACAGACTGTCGATGATCAGAACTGGCACGGTGGCGAGAAGCCGCTCACGCTCGACGAGGCAAAGATCTCTATTGTGCTCTCGGCGATTTCCGGCGGACTCTACGAGATCGGCGACGATCTGCCGACTTTGGGTGAAGCCGCCGACCGGATCGCGCTAGTGAAGAACCGCGATCTGCTCGACATGGCCAAGCTGGGACACGCATCGATCCCGCTTGACCTGATGACCTACGACGCCAAGGATTTGCAGCCGAGCATCTTTCTATTGAAAGAGACCCCGCGCCAGTCCATCGTTACAGTCTTCAACTGGTCGGAGACTAACCGGCAGCATAGCCTTACGCGCTCGATGCTTCATCTCGATCCCAGCGCGCACTATGCTGTCTCTGAAGTATTGGGCGCGACAGGCGGACCAGGTACGCTTGGCGCAGCACTCGTGGTCCAGCAGCCACCCCACTCCGTACGCGTCTTCAAGGTGGTCAACACCGACATTGCTGCAAAGGCGCCTGCCGTTACGATCAAGGTAGCGTCTTCCGGCAAAGCCGGTGAACCGATCGGCTTCCACGCAGCGCCAGCAGACGAGGCGCAGCCGGTACTTCATTACACATGGCACTTCGGAGATGGCGTCACGATGGAAGGGTCCGACGTCATGCACACCTATACCCATGCAGGCGTCTTCAAGGCACGGATCAAATCCGAAGGCTTTGCGCCGGAACCGGATGTGCATCCTTTCTCGATCACCATTACGGGAGCGATTGCTACGAAGTTCAGCCCGGAAAGGAATCGCCGCTTTGTTGAGGGGCAGCCAGGAGTCGATGCTTCACAGCAGTAA
- a CDS encoding DUF72 domain-containing protein — protein MSTQASTRIFAGTSGWAYPTWKPDFYPPRTPAKKFLEFYASQLTSVEVNYTFRALPTTKILEGWLAATPPHFRFSFKAPQRITHFRRLRDCDADVAQFIAALEPVRQAGKLGLLLFQLPPNFKADASLLTAFLTTPALQTSGTPRIAFEFRHQSWFNEEIYTILRQHEAALCIAQSDDLVTPEIHTATEFTCFRLRSSGGYSSVELDSFAKRFTALAQQRNVYAYFKHEDEPTGALNAKAFLDRTLAIEDKH, from the coding sequence GTGTCTACCCAAGCCTCAACTCGAATCTTCGCCGGAACCTCCGGCTGGGCTTACCCGACGTGGAAACCTGACTTCTATCCTCCTCGCACTCCCGCAAAGAAGTTCCTCGAGTTCTACGCCTCGCAGCTCACCTCTGTCGAGGTCAATTACACCTTTCGCGCCTTGCCTACCACAAAAATACTCGAAGGCTGGCTCGCTGCCACTCCGCCGCATTTCCGCTTCAGCTTCAAGGCCCCGCAGCGCATCACCCACTTCAGACGCCTCCGCGATTGTGATGCCGACGTGGCTCAGTTTATCGCCGCGCTCGAACCGGTCCGCCAAGCTGGCAAGCTCGGCCTCCTGCTCTTTCAACTTCCGCCAAACTTCAAGGCCGACGCCAGCCTGCTCACAGCGTTCCTCACTACCCCGGCATTGCAGACATCAGGCACGCCCCGCATCGCGTTTGAATTTCGCCACCAATCCTGGTTCAACGAAGAGATTTATACCATCCTGCGCCAGCACGAAGCCGCGCTCTGTATCGCCCAAAGTGACGACCTCGTTACCCCCGAGATCCATACCGCAACTGAATTTACCTGCTTCCGTCTGCGTAGCAGCGGCGGCTATTCCTCCGTCGAGCTCGACTCGTTCGCCAAACGTTTCACCGCACTCGCGCAGCAGCGCAATGTCTACGCCTACTTCAAGCACGAGGACGAACCCACCGGCGCACTCAACGCCAAAGCTTTCCTCGACCGCACACTTGCCATCGAGGACAAGCATTGA
- a CDS encoding DUF4112 domain-containing protein, translating to MEFTAKPEVLPPRTKRGGKLFDDENLDLLSHVLDDFLRIPGTSIRFGLDGIVGVIPGIGDVIGGIASCIIIIAAWIRGVSYVTLARMAANVGIEVVVGSVPIIGDMFDIAWRANRRNYALLAGSLVQPRKNTIQSWIFLIVLCIVLAALILLPLLLVAWMAEHVLQAIGMDMHRLFAM from the coding sequence ATGGAATTTACAGCAAAGCCCGAGGTTCTGCCGCCACGCACGAAACGCGGGGGAAAGCTATTCGATGACGAGAACCTGGACCTGCTGTCGCATGTTCTCGACGACTTCCTGAGGATTCCCGGAACGTCGATTCGCTTTGGCCTCGATGGCATTGTCGGCGTCATTCCGGGAATCGGCGATGTGATCGGCGGAATTGCTTCGTGCATCATCATTATCGCGGCATGGATTCGCGGTGTTTCGTATGTAACGCTGGCGCGCATGGCGGCCAATGTCGGTATCGAGGTGGTGGTGGGATCGGTCCCGATTATTGGCGATATGTTCGACATCGCCTGGCGCGCGAACCGGCGCAACTACGCCCTGCTGGCAGGCAGCCTGGTGCAGCCGCGAAAAAATACGATCCAGAGTTGGATATTCCTGATTGTGCTGTGCATTGTGCTGGCCGCGCTGATTCTATTGCCGCTGTTGCTGGTTGCATGGATGGCGGAACATGTGTTGCAAGCGATTGGCATGGATATGCATCGCCTCTTCGCAATGTAG
- a CDS encoding carbohydrate kinase family protein, with protein MDTKRPGGQEKSFDITIAGETNLDLILYGLPEEMPVERELLGSGFKVTLGGSSSILAHNLAMLGNRVGFASQVGSDEMGEIALARLAESGVDLSQIKRQHRVDTGVTLLLPHGRRRHILTYLGAMAEMTVSDLSLDYLTSSRHFHLSSLFLQTALQPGLPELFDRLKAADLTISLDTNDDPSDTWGGVLDQLLDRTDLLLPNEDEVMRIARRPTLEQSLDLLAARVPLIVVKCGARGAVVQQGKQRDWVSPLSVEPVDTIGAGDSFNAGFLSSYLKGEDPVRAAAMGNVTGALSTLRTGGTEAFRDIELRDAFLKQYTISAVSGA; from the coding sequence ATGGATACCAAGCGTCCCGGCGGACAGGAAAAATCATTCGATATCACTATCGCGGGGGAGACCAACCTCGACCTTATCCTCTACGGTCTGCCGGAGGAGATGCCCGTTGAGCGAGAGCTGCTTGGCTCCGGCTTCAAGGTCACTCTCGGCGGATCCTCCTCAATCCTCGCCCACAATCTTGCTATGCTCGGCAACCGAGTAGGCTTTGCCTCGCAGGTTGGCAGTGACGAGATGGGAGAGATCGCCCTTGCCCGCCTCGCCGAAAGCGGCGTCGACCTCTCTCAGATCAAACGCCAGCACCGCGTCGATACCGGCGTCACCCTGTTGCTGCCGCATGGCCGCCGGCGTCACATCCTGACCTACCTTGGGGCGATGGCGGAGATGACCGTCTCCGATTTGAGTCTCGACTATCTCACCTCATCCCGCCACTTTCATCTCTCATCGCTCTTTCTGCAAACAGCACTTCAACCCGGATTGCCTGAACTTTTCGATCGGTTGAAGGCTGCCGATCTGACGATCTCGCTCGACACCAACGACGATCCCAGCGATACATGGGGAGGCGTACTCGATCAGCTCCTCGACCGGACCGACCTTCTTCTGCCCAACGAGGACGAGGTCATGCGCATCGCTCGAAGGCCCACGCTCGAACAATCGCTCGATCTGCTGGCTGCTCGCGTTCCATTGATCGTCGTGAAGTGTGGCGCGCGCGGGGCCGTCGTGCAGCAAGGGAAGCAACGCGATTGGGTCTCCCCTCTCTCGGTCGAACCCGTCGACACCATTGGAGCTGGCGACAGCTTCAACGCCGGCTTCCTCAGCTCGTATCTAAAGGGCGAAGATCCCGTGCGCGCCGCCGCTATGGGAAACGTCACCGGAGCCTTATCTACTTTACGGACAGGCGGCACGGAAGCCTTCCGCGATATCGAGCTTCGCGACGCGTTCCTCAAGCAATACACCATATCTGCGGTATCCGGCGCCTGA
- a CDS encoding D-tagatose-bisphosphate aldolase, class II, non-catalytic subunit — MSSSLQKHLEKRVQGTPIGIYSVCSAHPWVIRAAAEQAAEDGSLLLVEATSNQVNQFGGYTGMRPAEFRSFVLEHVAAAGLDARSLILGGDHLGPNPWRAMPAEKAMENAVAMVAEYVQAGFTKIHLDASMACGGDPAHLSDEAVAKRAVELCKAAEAARTPGDAPVYVIGTEVPVPGGATHSVKELDVTSTAAAAYTLEVHKRAFAEQGLDDVWPRVIALVVQPGVEFDHDAVVAYDRAKARPLVDWLQAQQEEIVFEAHSTDYQLPLAYKALVEDGFAILKVGPALTFAMREALCALEDMESQLVPEAQRSLLTRVIEETMLREPANWQPYYSGSPADQKLLRLYSYSDRIRYYWNQPEIATAVDKLVTNLSTVAMPESMCSRYLPAQYLRLRKKEIAGDPESLIVDHIRDVLRVYAAACS, encoded by the coding sequence ATGAGTTCATCACTGCAGAAACATCTCGAAAAGCGTGTGCAGGGGACCCCGATCGGCATCTATTCGGTCTGCTCCGCGCATCCCTGGGTCATTCGTGCAGCGGCGGAGCAAGCCGCCGAGGATGGATCGTTGTTGTTGGTAGAGGCTACCAGCAACCAGGTGAACCAGTTTGGCGGCTACACGGGAATGCGGCCGGCGGAGTTTCGCAGCTTCGTGCTCGAGCATGTCGCCGCCGCCGGGCTCGATGCGAGATCACTGATTCTCGGCGGAGACCATCTCGGTCCCAATCCGTGGCGCGCGATGCCTGCGGAGAAGGCGATGGAGAACGCGGTAGCGATGGTCGCCGAGTATGTACAGGCGGGCTTTACCAAGATCCATCTGGACGCGAGCATGGCGTGCGGTGGCGATCCGGCGCACCTCTCCGATGAAGCGGTCGCGAAGCGCGCCGTCGAGCTATGCAAGGCCGCTGAGGCTGCGCGAACGCCGGGCGATGCGCCGGTGTATGTGATTGGAACCGAGGTTCCGGTGCCAGGAGGGGCGACGCACTCGGTCAAGGAACTCGATGTGACTTCGACCGCTGCGGCTGCTTATACGCTCGAAGTTCATAAGCGCGCCTTTGCAGAGCAGGGTCTGGATGACGTCTGGCCACGAGTGATCGCGCTGGTGGTGCAGCCGGGCGTCGAGTTCGATCACGATGCCGTGGTTGCGTATGATCGCGCCAAGGCCAGACCACTGGTGGATTGGCTGCAGGCGCAGCAGGAAGAGATAGTGTTCGAGGCGCACTCGACCGACTATCAACTGCCGCTGGCTTACAAGGCGCTGGTGGAAGATGGATTTGCGATTCTGAAGGTAGGGCCGGCGCTGACGTTCGCCATGCGCGAGGCGCTGTGCGCGCTAGAAGATATGGAGTCGCAACTGGTGCCGGAGGCGCAGCGGTCCTTGCTGACGCGGGTGATCGAGGAGACGATGCTGCGAGAGCCTGCGAATTGGCAGCCTTATTACAGCGGCAGCCCCGCAGACCAGAAGCTGCTGCGTCTCTACAGCTATAGCGACAGGATTCGTTACTACTGGAACCAACCAGAGATTGCGACAGCAGTCGATAAGCTGGTTACCAACCTGTCCACGGTGGCGATGCCGGAGAGTATGTGCAGTCGTTATTTGCCCGCGCAATATCTGCGGCTGCGAAAGAAAGAGATAGCCGGAGACCCAGAGTCGCTGATTGTGGACCATATTCGCGACGTGCTGCGGGTCTACGCGGCAGCTTGCAGCTAG
- a CDS encoding SIS domain-containing protein — MSRSSFVDLPVQEQKARGVFFTAREIAQQPDTWEKTLHIFKENQERICHFLEEAGLRGDLEKRPVVMLVGAGTSDYIGQALELLLRQKWGCEVSACASTELLPNLDEYVVPGRRYLWISFSRSGDSPEAVAVVEQAIKLYPGIAHIVVTCNAQARLIAICEEAAHACVIVLDDAVNDRSLAMTSSFTNMVLMGQCLAHAWSIEEYSAILERLVRAGRKFMPLAETEAERLSSLRRSRVCMVGTGSLASVAKESALKVLEMTAGQVKTMSETVLGLRHGPMAALDAETLFVCFVSGEERRANYAADLLREVGEKGITAERIAIGPRSASEEIAPYCDSYLAIDDDIEDAYRPVVDVIFGQLLGLHCSVARGLQPDSPSPGGVINRVVQKFRIY; from the coding sequence GTGTCTCGTTCAAGCTTTGTTGACTTGCCTGTACAGGAACAAAAGGCTCGCGGCGTTTTCTTCACAGCGCGCGAGATTGCGCAGCAGCCGGATACATGGGAGAAAACGCTACACATCTTCAAGGAGAATCAGGAGCGGATCTGTCATTTCCTTGAGGAAGCCGGGTTGCGGGGCGATTTGGAGAAGCGGCCCGTAGTGATGCTGGTGGGAGCTGGAACCTCCGATTATATTGGCCAGGCGCTCGAGCTGCTGCTGCGGCAGAAGTGGGGTTGCGAGGTGTCAGCATGTGCAAGCACGGAGTTGCTGCCTAATCTGGACGAGTATGTCGTTCCGGGGCGGAGATATCTCTGGATCTCGTTTTCGAGATCGGGAGATTCGCCGGAGGCGGTCGCGGTGGTGGAACAGGCGATCAAGTTATATCCAGGTATCGCCCATATTGTGGTGACCTGCAACGCGCAGGCACGATTGATCGCTATCTGCGAAGAGGCGGCACACGCCTGCGTCATTGTGCTGGACGACGCGGTGAATGACCGCAGCCTGGCGATGACGAGTTCGTTTACGAACATGGTGCTGATGGGGCAGTGCCTGGCTCATGCATGGTCGATCGAAGAGTATTCGGCGATTCTCGAAAGGCTGGTTCGCGCCGGACGGAAGTTTATGCCGCTGGCGGAGACCGAAGCAGAGCGGCTGTCGTCGCTCAGGCGCTCTCGCGTATGCATGGTCGGGACGGGATCGCTGGCGAGTGTAGCGAAGGAGTCGGCGCTGAAGGTGTTGGAGATGACGGCGGGCCAGGTGAAGACGATGTCCGAGACCGTGCTTGGACTTCGTCATGGACCTATGGCAGCGCTCGATGCGGAGACTCTCTTTGTATGCTTTGTCTCCGGGGAAGAGCGTAGGGCAAATTACGCGGCAGACCTGCTGCGCGAGGTCGGAGAGAAGGGAATTACCGCGGAACGGATCGCGATCGGGCCTCGGTCGGCGAGCGAAGAGATTGCACCTTACTGCGATTCGTATCTTGCCATCGACGACGATATCGAGGATGCCTATCGACCGGTGGTGGATGTGATCTTCGGCCAGCTACTTGGGTTGCATTGCTCGGTAGCTCGCGGCTTGCAACCGGATTCGCCGAGTCCCGGCGGCGTGATTAATCGAGTGGTGCAGAAGTTCAGGATCTATTGA